Proteins encoded together in one Verrucomicrobiota bacterium window:
- a CDS encoding glucose-1-phosphate adenylyltransferase: MTKDPRRISINTRGALSVIMGGGQGTRLFPLTQERSKPAVPLAGKYRLVDIPISNCINSGLERIYILTQFNSASLHRHISQSYKFDHFSGGFVEILAAEQTFSSTSWYQGTADAVRKNLSHFLNQGFDHVLILSGDQLYRMDFRKILLQHIESCAEVTIATLPVTRSAASSLGIMQVDGERRITRFVEKPKEEEVLTALQLEKSSYGRFGIEGDDPFYLASMGIYVFNRDVLLKLLDNSHTDFGKHIIPGAIQTHRVFSYIFQGYWEDIGTIRSFFEASLDVASELPRFNFFDMSAPIFSRPRYLPGSKVNGAAIDHAVICDGCIINRARIVNCVVGIRTIVGEGCFLNRVVLMGADFYESQESLAECQAQGIPPIGVGRNCRIENAIIDKNARIGDDCVISPAGKPENFDHPLYCIRDGVVIIPKGGAIPHRTVL, translated from the coding sequence ATGACGAAAGACCCTCGGCGGATCTCGATCAATACGCGCGGTGCTCTGTCCGTCATCATGGGCGGAGGTCAGGGCACCCGGTTGTTTCCGCTCACGCAGGAACGCTCCAAGCCGGCGGTGCCGCTGGCGGGCAAGTACCGGCTCGTCGATATCCCCATTTCCAATTGCATCAATTCCGGGCTGGAGCGGATCTATATTCTGACCCAGTTCAATTCTGCATCTCTCCATCGGCATATTTCTCAATCTTATAAGTTTGACCACTTTTCGGGGGGGTTCGTGGAGATTCTGGCCGCGGAACAGACCTTCTCGAGCACGTCCTGGTATCAGGGCACGGCGGACGCCGTGCGGAAGAACCTGTCGCATTTTTTGAATCAGGGATTCGATCATGTGTTGATCCTCAGCGGCGACCAGCTTTACCGCATGGATTTCCGCAAGATTCTGCTTCAGCACATCGAGTCCTGCGCGGAGGTCACCATTGCGACACTGCCCGTGACGCGTTCCGCCGCATCCTCCCTGGGCATCATGCAAGTCGATGGAGAGCGGCGGATTACCCGATTTGTGGAGAAACCCAAGGAGGAGGAGGTGTTGACCGCGTTGCAACTGGAGAAGTCGTCCTACGGACGGTTCGGCATCGAAGGGGATGATCCCTTCTATCTGGCATCCATGGGCATCTACGTGTTCAACCGGGATGTGTTGTTGAAGTTGCTCGACAACAGCCATACGGACTTTGGCAAGCACATCATTCCGGGCGCGATTCAAACGCACCGCGTTTTTTCCTATATTTTTCAGGGTTACTGGGAGGACATCGGGACCATCCGCAGTTTTTTCGAGGCCAGCCTGGATGTGGCGTCGGAGCTGCCGCGCTTCAATTTTTTCGACATGAGCGCCCCGATCTTCAGCCGCCCACGGTATCTTCCGGGCTCGAAAGTCAACGGCGCCGCGATCGACCACGCCGTCATCTGCGACGGGTGCATTATCAATCGCGCCCGCATCGTGAATTGCGTGGTGGGCATCCGCACCATTGTCGGGGAAGGCTGCTTTCTGAACCGTGTGGTGCTCATGGGAGCGGATTTTTACGAGTCCCAGGAGTCCCTGGCGGAATGCCAGGCCCAGGGGATCCCACCCATTGGCGTGGGGCGGAACTGCCGCATTGAGAACGCGATCATCGACAAGAATGCGCGCATCGGCGACGACTGCGTCATCAGTCCCGCCGGCAAGCCCGAGAACTTCGATCATCCCCTCTACTGCATCCGGGACGGGGTGGTGATCATTCCGAAGGGCGGCGCCATCCCGCATCGCACGGTGCTCTAG
- a CDS encoding glycosyltransferase: MSSWLRDTGPRGGPLWAGPRRASSWECSGRWVRPRAGGLDARLVSFGQAARADFLREEPTGMALGFVDEPTASRALSACDVLALPFLDGLSERRCSAMAGFAHGCCVATTLGSSTGPSLRKADFFAATPAADVAAYVRLLSELLRDARRRGELGGIAAAAYRSQYDWPGVSAVLRAQIERLRSEPR, from the coding sequence ATGAGCTCCTGGCTCCGGGACACAGGGCCGCGTGGAGGGCCACTCTGGGCTGGCCCGAGACGTGCCTCGTCCTGGGAGTGTTCGGGTCGCTGGGTCCGCCCTCGCGCCGGCGGATTGGATGCTCGCCTTGTCTCGTTCGGCCAGGCGGCCCGTGCGGACTTCCTGCGGGAAGAGCCAACGGGCATGGCCTTGGGGTTCGTGGATGAGCCGACGGCATCCAGGGCGCTGTCGGCCTGCGACGTTCTCGCCCTTCCCTTTCTCGACGGATTATCGGAAAGGCGCTGCAGCGCCATGGCGGGTTTCGCCCACGGTTGTTGTGTGGCGACCACGCTGGGATCCAGCACCGGGCCTTCGTTACGGAAGGCGGATTTTTTCGCCGCGACCCCGGCGGCTGATGTCGCGGCCTATGTCCGTCTGCTTTCCGAGCTGCTGCGCGACGCGCGACGCCGGGGGGAATTGGGCGGCATAGCCGCCGCAGCCTACCGATCGCAATACGATTGGCCTGGAGTGAGCGCGGTGCTGCGGGCCCAAATCGAACGGCTTCGGTCGGAACCCCGATGA
- the recG gene encoding ATP-dependent DNA helicase RecG gives MGEPNVTSNSSVTSRVSLTSPVSSLPGWGRQRSESLTRLKIHTVADLLHHRPRRYEDRRAYARIADLEAGQSVTVQATVEVCGVKYARQRTKSVFELIADDGSARLHCRWWNMPFLERYFRPGETLFIHGQVRSLRPRTMDHPETERVEEGEESIHLRRIVPIYPLTEGLAQRPLRRSIASLLAQLGGDWHDPWQGLVPVEFPSYSDALRWIHFPEEWADIERARQRLALHEWLDLQSEIARRRARLAERFQGNTLVSDNRWIRPFLKELGFKLTGEQAGVLREIRADLNSTTPMRRLLQGDVGAGKTVVAACAMLMALEAGSNAVLMAPTEILAQQHASLFQRWFARLGLEVVLCTSSHPVRLAESHGAVPRLTIGTHALIEEKTVLDRLGLVVIDEQHRFGVAQREALLRKGDCPHLLVMTATPIPRTLALSMFGDLDVSILRGRPPGRGRIRTFLRRCEELEKVWNFVKTRLAAGERAYVIYPLIENSEETEAASVTQHAAELAEHVSPFRVGVMHGRLRPDDKLSVMAQFTGGIVQVLASTSVVEVGVDVPEATVMVIMDADRFGLAQLHQMRGRVGRGRRDSYCVLASASEDPEVLKRLQVLVESSDGFHLAEADLKLRGAGEFLGRAQSGVPPFKFAQLETDWELAQRARELVAAHSLKPASGLQACPTKAGGAPPA, from the coding sequence ATGGGCGAACCTAACGTCACGTCCAATTCCTCCGTGACCTCGCGGGTCTCCCTGACCTCTCCGGTGTCCAGCTTGCCCGGATGGGGACGTCAGAGGTCCGAGTCGCTGACTCGACTGAAGATTCACACCGTCGCGGATCTGCTTCATCATCGTCCGCGCCGCTACGAGGACCGCCGGGCGTACGCTCGCATCGCGGATTTGGAGGCGGGGCAATCCGTGACCGTGCAAGCGACGGTGGAGGTTTGCGGCGTCAAATACGCCCGTCAGAGAACCAAGTCCGTGTTCGAGCTTATTGCCGACGATGGTTCGGCGCGGCTGCATTGCCGGTGGTGGAACATGCCTTTTCTGGAGCGCTATTTCCGGCCCGGAGAAACGCTGTTCATCCATGGACAGGTGCGATCGCTTCGTCCTCGGACGATGGATCACCCGGAAACCGAGAGAGTGGAGGAAGGTGAGGAATCGATTCATTTACGGCGGATCGTTCCGATTTACCCCTTGACCGAGGGGTTGGCGCAAAGGCCCTTGCGGCGAAGCATTGCCAGTCTGCTGGCTCAGTTGGGGGGGGACTGGCACGATCCCTGGCAGGGCCTGGTGCCGGTCGAGTTTCCCTCTTACTCGGACGCCTTGCGCTGGATTCATTTTCCGGAGGAGTGGGCGGACATCGAGCGGGCCCGGCAGCGGCTGGCGCTCCATGAATGGCTGGATTTGCAGAGTGAGATTGCCCGGCGGCGAGCGCGGTTGGCCGAGCGTTTCCAGGGGAATACGCTGGTGTCGGACAACCGCTGGATCCGTCCGTTCTTGAAGGAGCTGGGGTTCAAGTTGACGGGCGAACAGGCGGGAGTGTTGAGGGAGATTCGAGCGGATTTGAATTCCACCACTCCGATGCGGCGTTTGCTTCAAGGCGATGTCGGGGCGGGGAAGACGGTGGTCGCGGCCTGCGCGATGCTCATGGCGCTTGAAGCGGGCTCCAATGCCGTGTTGATGGCGCCCACCGAGATTCTCGCGCAACAACACGCCTCGCTTTTCCAGCGGTGGTTCGCGCGTTTGGGCCTTGAGGTCGTTCTCTGCACCTCCTCTCATCCTGTTCGTTTGGCGGAGTCCCATGGCGCCGTGCCCCGGTTGACGATTGGAACTCACGCTCTGATCGAGGAGAAGACCGTGCTCGATCGGCTGGGGCTGGTTGTGATCGACGAACAGCACCGGTTTGGAGTCGCGCAACGCGAGGCTCTGTTGCGAAAAGGGGATTGCCCGCATCTTCTGGTCATGACCGCCACGCCGATTCCGCGCACCCTGGCGCTCTCGATGTTCGGGGATCTGGATGTTTCAATCCTGCGAGGTCGTCCCCCCGGGCGGGGACGGATCCGCACTTTCTTGCGGCGGTGCGAGGAGTTGGAAAAGGTTTGGAACTTCGTGAAGACACGCTTGGCGGCGGGGGAACGCGCTTATGTGATTTATCCGTTGATCGAGAACTCGGAGGAAACGGAGGCTGCATCCGTCACACAGCATGCTGCGGAGTTGGCGGAGCACGTGTCGCCCTTCCGGGTTGGAGTCATGCATGGCCGGCTGCGTCCGGATGACAAGCTTTCCGTCATGGCTCAATTCACGGGGGGCATCGTTCAGGTGCTGGCTTCCACTTCGGTTGTCGAGGTGGGGGTGGACGTTCCTGAGGCGACGGTCATGGTGATCATGGACGCGGACCGATTCGGACTGGCCCAACTGCATCAGATGCGTGGGCGGGTGGGCCGGGGCCGGAGGGACAGTTACTGTGTGCTGGCGAGCGCTTCGGAGGATCCCGAGGTGTTGAAACGATTGCAGGTTCTGGTGGAAAGCAGTGACGGTTTTCACTTGGCGGAGGCAGACTTGAAGCTTCGCGGGGCAGGGGAGTTTCTGGGGCGCGCCCAAAGCGGCGTCCCGCCGTTCAAGTTTGCGCAATTGGAAACCGATTGGGAACTGGCGCAGCGCGCCAGAGAGCTCGTCGCCGCCCACTCCTTGAAGCCGGCCAGCGGACTTCAGGCCTGTCCGACAAAGGCTGGCGGTGCCCCCCCGGCGTGA
- a CDS encoding valine--tRNA ligase, giving the protein MFEISKAYDPKAVEDRWYEFWQREGCFTPDPARVSTSRPAYAIVIPPPNVTGMLHMGHVLNNTIQDILARKARMDGKEVLWLPGTDHAGIATQVQVEKALKKEEGKTKHDLGREEFLKRVWAWKEKHGGIIIQQLKKLGASCDWTRERFTMDPEYSRCVQKVFIALYQKGLIYRGKRMVNWCPASLTALSDEEVEMEPQKGVLYQFKVELAEKPGTWLSIATTRPETIPGDTAVAVNPKDPRYAHLIGLHVLRPLPAEFEDRKKRIPIVGDDHVDFEFGTGVLKVTPAHDKADFEIGRRHGLDLIDVMQPNGVMNDLAGLDLAGRDRFAARKAAVEKLRELGVLEKEEPYENKVGFSQRARVPVEPRLSEQWFLKYPCVEASKNCVAQDGQEVREGRMQFHPGRWAKVYDHWLTHIQDWCISRQLWWGHQIPVWTRRLSVAEIESVLPAAAAAEWSKTWSGNDPGQHLHWTLVMDDSGQGRISILQVDLDRSRPEDALVTFLTDDPEEGRQWTARGFQQDPDVLDTWFSSWLWPFATMGWPENTPALRAFYPTTDLVTGPDIIFFWVARMIMAGYEFMGEMPFRNVYFTGIIRDKQGRKMSKTLGNSPDPLELIAKYGADALRFGTLRSAPLGQDVLFDEKDVELGRNFCNKLWNACRFRQMQGGEAEGEIRADLLTSDDRWILARLDQALREIDAAYAEYRLSEVTAVLYRFFWNEYCDWYVEASKPAMMGAGGGDGESAALAANKRAVIDFALSHLLRLFHPFLPFITEELWQGMGFQAELPSDRGGKTIMNACWPKPLSEDEKNHFGLSETSDRLASAKYQLVVLGRNLRVQFNVPSSKKVRFMLRLGGKLSSVERDSLKGLLNAEELSLVPDGWVAERGTPVAANELGELYLPLAGLIDLGSERLRLSKELEKVLAEIKKVEDKLGNANFSAKVPPAVLEEHRKRLEDWRTREQQIRQAMAALN; this is encoded by the coding sequence ATGTTTGAGATTTCGAAAGCTTACGATCCGAAGGCGGTCGAGGACCGCTGGTACGAATTCTGGCAGCGCGAGGGCTGTTTTACGCCCGACCCGGCGCGTGTATCCACCTCGCGGCCTGCTTATGCCATCGTCATACCACCGCCCAACGTCACGGGCATGCTCCACATGGGGCATGTGCTGAACAACACCATCCAGGACATCCTGGCCCGCAAGGCGCGCATGGATGGCAAGGAAGTGCTCTGGCTCCCGGGAACGGATCACGCCGGAATCGCCACCCAGGTGCAAGTGGAGAAGGCGCTGAAGAAAGAAGAGGGCAAAACCAAGCACGATTTGGGGCGTGAAGAATTTCTCAAACGGGTCTGGGCGTGGAAAGAAAAGCACGGCGGCATCATCATTCAGCAACTCAAGAAGCTGGGCGCCAGTTGCGATTGGACGCGCGAGCGGTTCACCATGGACCCCGAATACTCGCGCTGCGTGCAAAAAGTCTTCATCGCGCTTTATCAGAAAGGCCTGATCTATCGCGGCAAGCGCATGGTGAATTGGTGCCCCGCGTCATTGACCGCCCTCTCGGACGAGGAGGTCGAGATGGAGCCGCAAAAGGGCGTGCTGTATCAATTCAAGGTGGAATTGGCGGAGAAGCCGGGAACCTGGCTTTCCATTGCCACCACACGGCCGGAGACGATCCCGGGCGACACCGCGGTGGCCGTGAATCCCAAAGACCCGCGCTACGCGCACCTCATCGGATTGCACGTGCTGCGTCCGCTGCCGGCGGAGTTCGAGGACCGGAAGAAGAGGATTCCCATCGTCGGCGACGACCATGTGGATTTCGAGTTCGGGACCGGTGTGCTCAAGGTCACCCCGGCCCATGACAAGGCCGACTTTGAAATTGGACGCCGTCACGGGTTGGACCTCATCGATGTGATGCAACCCAACGGCGTCATGAATGACCTCGCGGGATTGGATCTCGCGGGCCGGGATCGTTTCGCGGCGAGAAAAGCCGCGGTGGAAAAACTGCGCGAGCTCGGCGTGCTGGAGAAGGAGGAACCCTACGAAAACAAGGTGGGGTTCAGCCAGCGCGCCCGTGTGCCTGTCGAACCCCGTCTGAGCGAACAATGGTTTCTCAAGTATCCATGCGTTGAAGCATCCAAGAACTGCGTGGCCCAGGATGGGCAGGAGGTTCGGGAGGGACGAATGCAGTTTCACCCGGGCCGATGGGCCAAGGTTTACGACCATTGGCTGACGCATATTCAAGACTGGTGCATCAGCCGGCAATTGTGGTGGGGCCACCAGATCCCGGTCTGGACCCGCCGCCTCTCTGTGGCGGAGATCGAATCCGTCTTGCCGGCCGCTGCGGCCGCCGAGTGGAGCAAGACTTGGTCGGGGAACGACCCCGGACAGCATCTGCATTGGACCTTGGTGATGGATGATTCGGGCCAAGGCCGGATTTCGATTCTCCAGGTGGACTTGGATCGTTCGCGACCGGAGGACGCGCTGGTCACTTTTCTCACCGACGATCCGGAGGAGGGCCGGCAGTGGACGGCGCGCGGATTCCAGCAGGATCCGGATGTCTTGGACACGTGGTTTAGCTCGTGGCTCTGGCCTTTCGCGACCATGGGCTGGCCTGAGAACACGCCGGCATTGAGGGCCTTTTACCCGACCACGGACTTGGTGACCGGGCCGGACATCATTTTCTTCTGGGTCGCCCGCATGATCATGGCGGGTTATGAATTCATGGGCGAGATGCCGTTTCGCAACGTGTATTTCACCGGGATCATCCGGGACAAGCAGGGGCGGAAGATGTCGAAGACGTTGGGGAATTCGCCGGATCCCCTGGAGTTGATCGCCAAGTACGGCGCGGATGCCCTTCGCTTTGGCACCCTGCGCAGTGCTCCGCTGGGGCAGGACGTTCTGTTTGACGAGAAGGACGTCGAACTTGGCCGCAATTTCTGTAACAAGCTCTGGAACGCCTGTCGCTTTCGGCAAATGCAGGGTGGGGAAGCGGAAGGGGAGATTCGGGCCGATCTGCTGACATCAGACGACCGCTGGATTCTGGCCCGATTGGACCAAGCGCTTCGGGAAATCGATGCGGCTTACGCCGAGTACCGGTTGAGCGAGGTCACCGCGGTGCTCTACCGCTTTTTCTGGAATGAGTATTGCGATTGGTACGTGGAGGCCAGCAAGCCGGCGATGATGGGGGCGGGTGGTGGAGACGGGGAAAGCGCGGCGCTGGCGGCCAACAAGCGCGCGGTCATCGATTTCGCGCTTTCCCACCTCCTTCGATTGTTCCATCCGTTTCTGCCATTCATCACCGAGGAACTCTGGCAAGGCATGGGTTTTCAGGCAGAACTGCCGTCCGATCGGGGCGGGAAAACCATCATGAACGCGTGCTGGCCCAAGCCTTTGAGCGAAGACGAGAAGAACCATTTCGGTTTAAGCGAAACCTCCGACCGTCTGGCCAGCGCCAAGTATCAGCTCGTGGTCCTGGGCAGGAATTTACGAGTTCAGTTCAACGTCCCTTCCAGCAAGAAGGTTCGCTTCATGCTCCGCCTTGGCGGGAAGCTTTCCTCCGTGGAACGGGATTCCTTGAAGGGTCTTCTCAACGCCGAGGAATTGAGCCTGGTGCCGGACGGTTGGGTGGCGGAGCGAGGAACCCCGGTGGCTGCCAACGAGCTTGGCGAGTTGTATCTTCCATTGGCGGGATTGATCGACCTGGGCTCGGAAAGGCTTCGGTTGTCGAAGGAGTTGGAAAAAGTCTTGGCCGAAATCAAGAAGGTCGAGGACAAGCTCGGGAATGCGAACTTTTCGGCCAAGGTTCCACCTGCGGTCCTGGAGGAACACCGAAAACGGCTGGAGGATTGGCGGACCCGCGAACAACAGATTCGACAAGCGATGGCGGCCTTGAACTGA
- a CDS encoding mandelate racemase/muconate lactonizing enzyme family protein, translating to MKIHSIRCAGLRGATPEGGWSQELKPEDCVHTLVGIRTEDGLTGWGSVFTSEALVRGSLAILEPLLLGESALEPERLSEKLHQNTFWQGRGGAITHAISGVDIALWDLFGQATGQPVGRLLGGRYRERVRPYASILMEKPAPLADRLLAIKAQGFRAFKIGWGPFGRVSRAMDEAIVRAAREAVGPECRLMVDAGGSDAHWGQGYSWALRASEMLADYEVDWFEEALAPDALEDYRRLREHSRVPIAGGEVLTRRQSFQPWLEAGAFDIVQPDVTKVGGISEERRIAWMAQDHGVRFIPHGWNTAVGLAADLQLASAFPHTDLVEYLNGSPFIDEIVAEPWRLDGDGMLPIPSSPGLGLRLNPEAVARYTGGAKWF from the coding sequence ATGAAAATTCATTCCATTCGATGCGCGGGCTTGCGGGGCGCCACTCCCGAAGGCGGCTGGAGTCAAGAACTCAAGCCGGAGGACTGCGTTCACACCCTGGTCGGGATTCGGACGGAAGACGGGCTGACCGGATGGGGAAGCGTCTTCACCAGCGAGGCCCTGGTCCGGGGATCTCTGGCGATTCTGGAGCCGTTGCTGCTCGGTGAGTCCGCGTTGGAACCAGAACGGCTCTCCGAGAAGCTGCATCAAAACACGTTTTGGCAGGGGCGAGGTGGAGCCATCACCCACGCCATTAGCGGCGTCGATATCGCCTTATGGGACCTGTTCGGGCAAGCCACGGGCCAGCCGGTGGGACGATTGCTGGGGGGGCGTTATCGAGAGCGGGTTCGGCCCTACGCCTCGATTCTGATGGAGAAACCCGCCCCCCTGGCGGATCGGCTGCTCGCGATCAAGGCGCAGGGATTCCGCGCCTTCAAGATTGGCTGGGGGCCTTTTGGACGCGTCAGCCGGGCGATGGACGAGGCGATCGTGCGCGCCGCCCGCGAAGCTGTCGGGCCCGAGTGCCGTCTCATGGTCGATGCCGGAGGCAGCGATGCGCACTGGGGCCAGGGTTATTCGTGGGCACTGCGCGCCTCGGAGATGCTCGCAGACTACGAGGTGGATTGGTTTGAGGAAGCGCTGGCGCCCGACGCGCTGGAGGATTATCGGCGGCTTCGTGAACACAGCCGTGTGCCCATTGCCGGCGGAGAAGTCCTGACTCGCAGGCAGTCCTTTCAGCCCTGGCTCGAGGCGGGCGCGTTCGACATCGTCCAGCCGGATGTGACCAAAGTGGGAGGGATCAGCGAGGAGAGACGCATCGCGTGGATGGCCCAGGACCACGGCGTCCGGTTCATTCCGCACGGATGGAACACCGCCGTGGGGCTGGCGGCTGATTTGCAACTGGCCTCGGCGTTTCCCCACACCGACTTGGTGGAGTATCTCAACGGCTCCCCGTTCATTGACGAAATCGTGGCGGAACCCTGGCGATTGGATGGAGACGGCATGCTTCCGATTCCAAGTTCACCGGGTCTTGGCCTGCGTCTGAATCCGGAAGCGGTGGCCCGGTACACCGGTGGAGCCAAGTGGTTCTAG